A single region of the Gossypium arboreum isolate Shixiya-1 chromosome 12, ASM2569848v2, whole genome shotgun sequence genome encodes:
- the LOC108477547 gene encoding uncharacterized protein LOC108477547, whose protein sequence is MASYEALYSHKCRTLLCWTELGERRVLGPELVSKTEDKVRLIWDRQKAASDGQKSHANLKMRDIEYSVGNFVFLKVSLWKKVLRFGHKGKLSPRWYQSDPSHVVSVEEIEVRLDLNFEEESVQILNRDVKILRKKLISLVKEIMTLRKSRGNLRT, encoded by the exons ATGGcatcttacgaggctttgtatagtCATAAGTGTCGTACTCTGCTATGTTGGACTGAATTGGGTGAACGTCGGGTTTTGGGTCCTGAATTGGTTTCTAAGACCGAAGATAAGGTTAGACTTATTTGGGATCGTCAGAAAGCAGCTTCTGATGGACAAAAGTCTCATGCAAATCTAAAGATGAGAGATATTGAGTACTCTGTAGGTAACTTCGTCTTCCTTAAGGTTTctctatggaagaaagttctgagaTTTGGTcataagggcaagttaagccctag GTGGTATCAGTCTGATCCATCTCATGTTGTCTctgttgaggagatcgaggttagactGGACTTAAATTTTGAGGAGGAGTCGGTTCAGATTCTgaatcgagatgttaagattctgAGGAAAAAGCTCATTTCGTTAGTAAAGGAAATCATGACACTGAGGAAgtcacgtgggaacctgaggacttgA